One window of Paroedura picta isolate Pp20150507F chromosome 2, Ppicta_v3.0, whole genome shotgun sequence genomic DNA carries:
- the LOC143830970 gene encoding maestro heat-like repeat-containing protein family member 7, whose amino-acid sequence MRLAGDLQGRVPIKDLITLIECYGHAAAGAKTEDLLMLIEFIISELLRQFRAGYKNQSLKTAFLNSVILISRALQGSRRQDCPHKSELLKCIIEMIEEEPQESVCFPILHLALTTIGSLTLLKPVLDCEVRSNLVSKTIKKVYSLPALKMTKLKAGSSTYPTQTQDFYEQTMSACNSVLTSLLSEVPNMDGLQEILIHTNGWMESEMSHERERAMRSTSHVLKLAAEHLDFDVSQEFSLLGQLVAVLGMRTMDSVKEIGLQAAQAMYHLHHLTMSKMVKEMDKRPKNKKGNIVKWEREDLFISGPSVFHNDASKVAQAFGEHLRPGQLTELVLKTTSNLIHGDRLISQAASMLLRSFLEECGTDVEDLPLTVQEIYSRLPIIRDAFAKQEAKRAICSLACRRVGGVVDCLLEVSVGCDGNAKEVWKALVSDPYSNTRLLRPLLKRLQGEDPRSENSRRRNSKSLLPLAATNALRWILTLPNAAEVVQGKFPHLLIALVTQISYSLGSSRKGSRRSNYSEASEPSGVVSSGVQALKNLIACMGFCRVYNILTIQGTWDKLQQPGTFFEGVFELVRELFKFTKVHMMTTFKLANAYLYHHELKERTVGMAFFTELLFHRDIGLKFVKQDILDVLRGWMAQPCPQMQLFGIRGLGHLLQHNLEDESLEALLTPLTTCAVSMDKSIVKETIKTLQSVFDRIDMKKYTSLCVQLIQTMLQYFHDRLSAA is encoded by the exons ATGCGGCTTGCTGGA GATCTGCAGGGCCGTGTTCCCATTAAGGATCTCATCACATTGATCGAGTGCTACGGGCATGCGGCCGCTGGGGCCAAGACAGAAGACCTGCTCATGCTGATCGAGTTCATCATCTCAGAGCTGCTGAGACAGTTCCGTGCGGGCTACAAG AATCAATCACTTAAAACAGCCTTCCTGAACTCAGTCATCCTGATCAGCAGAGCCCTCCAGGGGAGCCGGAGGCAAGATTGCCCCCACAAATCTGAATTGCTGAAATGCATAATA GAAATGATCGAAGAAGAGCCCCAGGAGTCAGTGTGCTTCCCGATCCTCCACCTTGCTCTGACCACCATTGGCTCCCTTAC TCTCCTGAAGCCTGTGCTGGACTGTGAGGTCAGATCCAACTTAGTGAGCAAGACCATCAAGAAGGTGTATTCTTTACCAGCTCTCAAAATGACCAAGCTGAAAGCAGGCAGCTCTACGTACCCAACGCAAACTcag GACTTCTACGAGCAGACGATGAGCGCATGCAATTCAGTGCTCACCAGCCTCCTGTCCGAGGTGCCCAACATGGATGGACTTCAAGAAATATTGATA CACACCAACGGCTGGATGGAATCGGAGATGTCCCACGAGCGGGAAAGAGCCATGAGGAGCACCAGCCATGTGCTGAAGTTGGCCGCCGAACACCTCGATTTTGAC gtCTCGCAGGAATTTTCCTTGCTTGGCCAGCTGGTGGCGGTGTTGGGCATGCGGACCATGGACAGCGTGAAGGAGATCGGCCTGCAGGCGGCCCAAGCGATgtaccacctccaccacctgacCATGAGCAAAATGG TTAAGGAGATGGACAAGAGACCCAAGAACAAGAAGGGGAATATCGTGAAATGGGAGCGAGAAGACCTTTTCATTTCCGGCCCTTCCGTCTTTCATAACGACGCCTCTAAAGTGGCCCAG GCTTTCGGGGAGCACCTCAGACCCGGTCAGCTCACAGAACTGGTTCTCAAAACCACCAGCAACCTGATTCACGGAGACAGACTCATCTCTCAGGCTGCATCAATGCTGCTGAGATCCTTCCTGGAAGAGTGCGGGACGGATGTGGAAGAT CTGCCCTTGACTGTCCAGGAGATTTACAGCCGCCTCCCCATCATCCGGGATGCCTTCGCCAAGCAGGAGGCCAAGAGGGCCATCTGCTCCCTGGCGTGCAGGCGTGTCGGCGGAGTGGTGGACTGCCTTCTGGAAGTCTCCGTGGGCTGTGACGG CAATGCCAAGGAGGTGTGGAAAGCCCTGGTTTCCGATCCCTATTCCAACACCAGGCTCCTGAGGCCGCTGCTGAAACGCCTGCAGGGCGAAGACCCCCGCTCGGAAAACTCTCGGAGGCGCAACAGCAAGTCCCTCCTGCCTCTGGCG gccACCAATGCCTTGCGCTGGATCCTGACCCTGCCCAACGCTGCTGAAGTTGTCCAGGGAAAATTCCCACACCTGCTGATAGCGCTGGTGACTCAAATCAGTTACTCCCTGGGATCGAGCAGGAAAGGATCCAGGAGGTCAAATTATTCTGAGGCCTCAGAACCATCCGGAGTAGTGAG CTCTGGCGTCCAGGCCCTGAAGAACCTCATCGCATGCATGGGCTTCTGCAGGGTGTACAACATATTGACGATACAAGGCACCTGGGACAAACTGCAGCAGCCGGGTACTTTCTTCGAAGGGGTTTTTGAGCTCGTCAG GGAGCTGTTTAAATTCACCAAAGTGCACATGATGACGACCTTCAAACTGGCCAACGCATATTTGTACCATCACGAGCTGAAGGAGAGGACAGTTGGAATGGCTTTTTTCACCGAG CTCCTGTTCCACAGAGACATCGGACTGAAGTTTGTGAAGCAGGACATCCTGGACGTCCTCAGAGGGTGGATGGCACAACCGTGTCCACAAATGCAGCTGTTCGGTATCCGAGGCCTGGGACACCTGCTGCAACACAACCTGGAA